One stretch of Streptomyces sp. NBC_00443 DNA includes these proteins:
- the rpmF gene encoding 50S ribosomal protein L32, which yields MAVPKRKMSRSNTRHRRSQWKAAVTPLVACERCHEPKQQHIACPSCGTYNKRQVLEV from the coding sequence GTGGCTGTTCCGAAGCGGAAGATGTCGCGCAGCAACACGCGCCACCGCCGGTCGCAGTGGAAGGCTGCGGTCACCCCCCTGGTTGCGTGCGAGCGCTGCCACGAGCCCAAGCAGCAGCACATTGCGTGCCCGTCTTGCGGCACCTATAACAAGCGCCAGGTCCTCGAGGTCTGA
- a CDS encoding YceD family protein: MTARLDHRNPLVFDTHELGRRPGAQQRLTRTVDAPKDLGIQRVIGVPEGAPVELELRLESVMEGVLVTGTGRAQAEGECVRCLEPLQLDVEAEFQEMFSYPDADDRGRHSTEPGDDAEDDEDRLFLEDGLFDLEPVLRDAVVLALPMQPVCREDCPGLCAECGARLADDPDHHHDAVDIRWAALQGLAETMTDGEKDEMSGAEAGVDEKQEK; encoded by the coding sequence GTGACAGCCCGCCTCGACCACCGCAACCCTCTCGTGTTCGATACACACGAGCTGGGTCGGCGGCCCGGTGCGCAGCAGCGCCTGACCCGCACGGTCGACGCCCCCAAGGATCTCGGTATCCAGAGGGTCATCGGAGTGCCGGAAGGCGCCCCGGTGGAGCTCGAACTCCGACTCGAGTCGGTCATGGAAGGGGTGCTTGTCACAGGCACCGGCCGTGCACAGGCCGAGGGGGAGTGCGTAAGGTGTCTGGAGCCGCTTCAGCTCGACGTCGAAGCGGAATTCCAGGAGATGTTCTCGTACCCTGACGCCGATGACCGGGGCCGTCACAGCACGGAACCCGGCGACGACGCCGAGGACGACGAGGACAGGCTCTTTCTCGAGGACGGCTTGTTCGACCTCGAACCAGTGCTGCGTGATGCGGTGGTGCTCGCACTGCCGATGCAGCCGGTGTGCCGGGAAGACTGCCCTGGACTGTGCGCCGAGTGCGGAGCACGTCTCGCGGACGACCCGGACCACCACCACGACGCCGTCGACATCCGTTGGGCGGCACTGCAGGGACTCGCCGAGACCATGACGGACGGCGAGAAGGACGAGATGAGCGGCGCCGAAGCGGGCGTCGACGAGAAGCAGGAGAAGTAG
- a CDS encoding ATP synthase F0 subunit B has product MDVQNKLDEIVASVSGARSMPMSASCVVNRADLLAMLEEVRAALPGSLAQAQELIGGREQMVEQARQEADRIIQGAHAERGSLISDTEVARRSQAEGDRILAEARRDAEDIRAEADDYVDSKLANFEVVLTKTLGSVGRGREKLLGTGPGTDEHGYEDEDAPERSHDPETLRRNADEYVDVKLGAFEAVLAKTLEAVGRGRQKLHGRIASDDLGALSEDTSTVQHSSDADYLADLAALAEQDAAAAPAAPAEQAAVPAQQQYDQQAVQPAYGYQQQTADPYAGYQQQYAGQQDPYGYQQADPYAYQGYDPQQAAYDPHQAQHAQHVQHQVPQQAAQGSQGYALDETSLFDTSMISAEQLRAYEQGRGQ; this is encoded by the coding sequence GTGGACGTGCAGAACAAGCTCGACGAGATCGTCGCCTCGGTCTCAGGTGCCCGGTCGATGCCCATGTCGGCCTCGTGCGTGGTCAACCGCGCCGATCTGCTCGCGATGCTGGAAGAGGTCCGTGCGGCCCTGCCCGGCTCCCTCGCCCAGGCCCAGGAGCTGATCGGCGGCCGTGAGCAGATGGTCGAGCAGGCCCGCCAGGAGGCCGACCGGATCATCCAGGGCGCGCACGCCGAGCGCGGTTCGCTGATCTCCGACACCGAGGTCGCCCGCCGCTCCCAGGCCGAGGGCGACCGCATCCTCGCCGAGGCCCGCAGGGACGCCGAGGACATCCGCGCGGAGGCCGACGACTACGTCGACTCCAAGCTCGCCAACTTCGAGGTCGTCCTCACCAAGACCCTCGGCTCCGTCGGCCGGGGCCGCGAGAAGCTCCTCGGCACCGGACCCGGCACCGACGAGCACGGCTACGAGGACGAGGACGCCCCCGAGCGCAGCCACGACCCCGAGACCCTGCGCCGCAACGCCGACGAATACGTCGACGTCAAGCTCGGCGCCTTCGAGGCGGTCCTGGCCAAGACTCTGGAGGCGGTCGGCCGCGGTCGGCAGAAGCTGCACGGCCGTATCGCCAGCGACGACCTCGGCGCCCTTTCCGAGGACACCAGCACCGTTCAGCACTCCAGCGACGCCGACTACCTCGCCGACCTCGCCGCGCTCGCGGAGCAGGACGCCGCGGCGGCTCCGGCGGCCCCGGCCGAGCAGGCCGCCGTACCGGCCCAGCAGCAGTACGACCAGCAGGCCGTACAGCCGGCGTACGGCTACCAGCAGCAGACCGCGGACCCGTACGCCGGCTATCAGCAGCAGTACGCGGGCCAGCAGGATCCTTACGGCTACCAGCAGGCCGACCCCTACGCCTACCAGGGCTACGACCCCCAGCAGGCGGCCTACGACCCGCACCAGGCCCAGCACGCCCAGCACGTCCAGCACCAGGTCCCGCAGCAGGCCGCACAGGGCAGCCAGGGCTACGCCCTCGACGAGACCAGTCTCTTCGACACGAGCATGATCAGCGCGGAGCAGTTGCGGGCCTACGAGCAGGGGCGCGGCCAGTAA
- the coaD gene encoding pantetheine-phosphate adenylyltransferase, which translates to MRRAVCPGSFDPITNGHLDIISRASRLYDEVYVAVMINKAKKGLLEVDERLDLIRQVTAEYGNVRVEAFHGLLVDFCKQRDIPAIVKGLRAVSDFDYELQMAQMNIGLSGVETLFVPTNPTYSFLSSSLVKEVATWGGDVSHLVPPVVLEALNKRLRKD; encoded by the coding sequence GTGCGCCGAGCCGTATGTCCCGGGTCGTTCGACCCGATCACCAACGGACACCTCGACATCATTTCCCGCGCCTCCAGGCTGTACGACGAGGTCTACGTCGCCGTCATGATCAACAAGGCCAAGAAGGGCCTGCTCGAGGTGGACGAGCGGCTCGACCTGATCCGCCAGGTCACGGCCGAGTACGGCAACGTCCGCGTCGAGGCCTTCCACGGCCTCCTCGTCGACTTCTGCAAGCAGCGCGACATCCCGGCCATCGTCAAGGGCCTGCGTGCCGTCAGCGACTTCGACTACGAGCTGCAGATGGCCCAGATGAACATCGGCCTGTCGGGCGTGGAGACGCTCTTCGTGCCGACCAACCCCACCTACAGCTTCCTGTCCTCCTCCCTGGTCAAGGAGGTGGCGACCTGGGGCGGCGACGTCTCCCACCTCGTGCCGCCGGTGGTTCTGGAGGCCCTCAACAAGCGCCTGCGCAAGGACTGA
- the rsmD gene encoding 16S rRNA (guanine(966)-N(2))-methyltransferase RsmD — protein MTRVIAGTAGGRRLAVPPGTGTRPTSDRAREGLFSTWQSLLGGPLEGERVLDLYAGSGAVGLEALSRGAGHTLLVEADARAARVVRENVKNLGLPGAEVRSGKAEQIIQTPAPTEPYDLVFLDPPYAVSDDDLREILLTLRSGGWLTAEALVTVERSTRGGEFRWPDGFEGIRSRRYGEGTFWYGRAASTCEDAR, from the coding sequence ATGACCCGCGTGATCGCCGGCACGGCAGGTGGACGTCGCTTGGCCGTCCCGCCAGGCACCGGCACCCGCCCCACCTCCGACCGCGCACGCGAAGGTCTCTTCTCCACCTGGCAGTCCCTCCTCGGCGGCCCGCTGGAAGGCGAACGCGTCCTCGACCTCTACGCCGGTTCGGGGGCCGTAGGCCTGGAGGCGCTCTCCCGCGGCGCCGGCCACACCCTCCTGGTCGAGGCCGACGCCCGAGCCGCCAGGGTCGTCCGCGAGAACGTGAAGAACCTCGGACTCCCTGGCGCCGAGGTCAGGTCGGGCAAAGCCGAACAGATCATCCAGACCCCGGCGCCGACCGAGCCGTACGACCTCGTCTTCCTCGATCCCCCGTACGCCGTCTCCGACGACGATCTTCGGGAGATTCTCCTCACACTCCGCTCGGGGGGCTGGCTCACGGCCGAAGCGCTCGTCACCGTGGAGCGCAGCACCAGAGGCGGAGAGTTCCGGTGGCCGGACGGTTTCGAAGGGATCCGGTCCCGTCGCTACGGCGAGGGAACGTTTTGGTACGGTCGCGCCGCCTCCACGTGCGAAGACGCACGATGA
- the recG gene encoding ATP-dependent DNA helicase RecG, with product MDLVPALEEPLKKVLGPPTAKVMAEHLGLHTVGDLLHHYPRRYEERGQLTHLADLPMDEHVTVVAMVADARLHTFASSKAPRGKGQRLEVTITDGSGRLQLVFFGNGVHKPHKELLPGTRAMFAGKVSVFNRRVQLAHPAYELLRGDSEETVETWAGALIPIYPATAKLESWKIGKAIQTVLPSAQEAVDPVPATLREGRGLVPLPEALLKIHRPHTKADIEDARSRLKWDEAFVLQVALARRRHADSQLPAVARKPKPDGLLASFDDRLPFTLTEGQQKVSKEIFDDLATEHPMHRLLQGEVGSGKTMVALRAMLAVVDAGGQAAMLAPTEVLAQQHHRSIVEMMGELAEGGMLGGAEQATKVVVLTGSMGAAARRQALLDLVTGEAGIVIGTHALIEDKVQFHDLGLVVVDEQHRFGVEQRDALRSKGKQPPHLLVMTATPIPRTVAMTVFGDLETSVLDQLPAGRSPIASHVVPAADKPHFLARAWERVREEVGNGHQAYVVCPRIGDEEDDPKKTGKKKSPEDEAEKRPPLAVLDVADQLGKGPLQGLQVEVLHGRMHPDDKDAVMRRFAAGETDVLVATTVIEVGVNVPNATAMVIMDADRFGVSQLHQLRGRVGRGSAPGLCLLVTEMPEASAARQRLNSVASTLDGFELSRIDLEQRREGDVLGQAQSGARTSLRMLAVIEDEEIIAEAWEEAATLVAADPELTGLPGLRTALDALLDEEREQFLEKG from the coding sequence ATGGATCTCGTGCCCGCACTGGAAGAACCACTCAAGAAGGTGCTCGGCCCTCCCACCGCGAAGGTGATGGCCGAGCACCTCGGCCTGCACACCGTCGGCGACCTGCTGCACCACTACCCGCGCAGATACGAGGAGCGCGGCCAGCTCACCCACCTCGCCGACCTCCCCATGGACGAGCACGTCACGGTGGTCGCCATGGTCGCCGACGCGCGCCTGCACACCTTCGCCTCCAGCAAGGCCCCGCGCGGCAAGGGCCAGCGCCTGGAAGTCACGATCACCGACGGCAGCGGCCGGCTCCAACTGGTCTTCTTCGGCAACGGCGTTCACAAGCCCCACAAGGAGCTCCTGCCGGGAACCCGCGCGATGTTCGCGGGCAAGGTCTCCGTCTTCAACCGCCGTGTGCAACTGGCACACCCGGCGTACGAGTTGCTGCGCGGCGACTCGGAGGAAACCGTCGAGACCTGGGCCGGCGCCCTCATCCCGATCTACCCCGCCACCGCGAAGCTGGAGTCCTGGAAGATCGGCAAGGCCATCCAGACGGTCCTGCCCAGCGCCCAGGAGGCGGTCGACCCCGTCCCGGCCACGCTCCGCGAGGGCCGCGGCCTGGTTCCCCTCCCCGAGGCCCTGCTCAAGATCCACCGTCCCCACACCAAGGCGGACATCGAGGACGCCCGCTCCCGCCTCAAGTGGGACGAGGCCTTCGTCCTCCAGGTCGCCCTGGCCCGCCGCCGTCACGCCGACTCCCAACTCCCGGCGGTCGCCCGCAAACCCAAGCCCGACGGCCTCCTGGCGTCCTTCGACGACCGGCTCCCCTTCACCCTCACGGAGGGCCAGCAGAAGGTCTCGAAGGAGATCTTCGACGACCTGGCGACCGAGCATCCGATGCACCGGTTGCTCCAGGGCGAAGTCGGATCGGGGAAGACGATGGTGGCGCTGCGCGCCATGCTCGCCGTCGTCGACGCGGGCGGGCAGGCCGCCATGCTCGCGCCCACCGAGGTGCTCGCTCAGCAGCATCACCGGTCGATCGTCGAGATGATGGGCGAGCTCGCCGAGGGCGGAATGCTGGGCGGGGCGGAGCAGGCCACGAAGGTGGTCGTGCTGACCGGGTCCATGGGCGCTGCCGCCCGCCGGCAGGCACTGCTCGATCTCGTCACTGGTGAGGCCGGGATCGTCATCGGCACACACGCGCTGATCGAGGACAAGGTGCAGTTCCACGACCTCGGCCTGGTCGTCGTGGACGAACAGCACCGCTTCGGCGTGGAGCAGCGCGACGCCCTGCGCAGCAAGGGCAAGCAGCCGCCCCACCTCCTGGTCATGACGGCCACCCCCATCCCGCGCACGGTCGCCATGACCGTATTCGGCGACCTGGAGACCTCGGTCCTCGACCAGCTCCCGGCCGGCCGCTCACCGATCGCCAGCCATGTCGTCCCGGCCGCCGACAAGCCCCACTTCCTGGCCCGCGCCTGGGAGCGCGTGCGCGAGGAGGTGGGCAACGGCCATCAGGCGTACGTCGTCTGCCCCCGCATCGGGGACGAGGAGGACGACCCGAAGAAGACCGGCAAGAAGAAGTCCCCGGAGGACGAGGCGGAGAAGCGCCCGCCGCTCGCCGTCCTGGACGTGGCGGACCAGCTCGGCAAGGGGCCTCTCCAGGGCCTTCAGGTCGAGGTCCTGCACGGTCGGATGCACCCCGACGACAAGGACGCCGTGATGCGCCGGTTCGCCGCCGGCGAGACCGACGTCCTGGTCGCCACGACGGTCATCGAGGTCGGCGTGAACGTCCCCAACGCCACCGCGATGGTGATCATGGACGCCGACCGCTTCGGCGTCTCCCAGCTCCACCAGCTGCGCGGCCGGGTCGGCCGAGGCTCCGCCCCCGGCCTCTGCCTCCTGGTCACGGAGATGCCGGAGGCCAGCGCGGCCCGCCAGCGCCTCAATTCCGTCGCCTCCACCCTCGACGGCTTCGAACTCTCCCGCATCGACCTGGAGCAGCGCCGCGAGGGCGACGTCCTGGGCCAGGCACAGTCCGGGGCCCGCACCAGTCTGCGGATGCTGGCGGTCATCGAGGACGAGGAGATCATCGCGGAGGCGTGGGAGGAAGCGGCGACGCTGGTTGCTGCCGATCCGGAGCTGACGGGACTTCCCGGGCTGCGGACGGCCCTGGACGCCCTTCTGGACGAGGAAAGGGAGCAGTTCTTGGAAAAGGGGTGA